The following proteins are co-located in the Flectobacillus major DSM 103 genome:
- a CDS encoding endonuclease/exonuclease/phosphatase family protein yields MKTYNNTLPRSLYITYLVISTSDWFESLEDILAQSWKSFRQFPMAFLGIGYLFISMSFCYWPIFQHWLAGFMMMTLPVAIVLGAISTLYLYIKKQRLLATIGLVWCLMTIPLAKRMMGAGNTSPEIEGNTLKVLSFNSAKFSDFPSDFGQWSDLQADIACFQEYSPNHNIEQNYTEKAVLLATDLDEPVGLGLLSKYPIHKQYGRIWDREGGPNINGFIVADIVYNNDTVRVVNAHLWSMGIRINQAFDALKQGEIKTFFHEMSDTFSRLKHGFEERNRQIEEVQEFVTGSRYPVIICGDFNETPFGYAYGKMSLSFRNAFEESGEGMGFTLNRQPYCVRIDQQFYSNEWKVQSCKTVSSVSFSDHFPLMAHYQLNKPVKIKSGELLAGRL; encoded by the coding sequence ATGAAAACTTATAATAATACCCTGCCACGAAGTTTATATATTACCTATTTGGTAATTAGCACGAGCGATTGGTTTGAGTCGTTAGAAGATATTCTTGCTCAATCTTGGAAATCCTTTCGTCAGTTTCCTATGGCCTTTTTAGGAATTGGTTATTTGTTTATAAGTATGTCATTTTGTTATTGGCCTATATTTCAGCATTGGTTGGCAGGCTTTATGATGATGACTTTGCCTGTTGCTATTGTGTTAGGGGCTATTTCTACCCTTTATTTGTATATCAAAAAACAACGTTTGTTGGCTACAATTGGCTTGGTTTGGTGCTTGATGACTATCCCTTTGGCCAAAAGGATGATGGGAGCAGGCAATACCAGCCCCGAAATAGAAGGAAATACCTTGAAGGTATTAAGTTTTAATAGTGCCAAATTCTCAGATTTTCCAAGCGACTTTGGGCAATGGAGCGACCTACAGGCCGATATTGCTTGTTTTCAAGAGTATTCGCCCAATCATAATATAGAGCAAAATTATACCGAAAAGGCTGTTTTACTAGCTACCGACCTCGACGAACCCGTTGGCTTAGGGCTTTTGTCAAAATACCCGATTCATAAACAATATGGTAGAATCTGGGATAGAGAGGGCGGCCCCAATATCAATGGGTTTATTGTAGCTGATATTGTGTATAACAACGATACTGTTCGTGTTGTAAACGCCCATTTGTGGTCGATGGGTATCCGTATTAATCAGGCTTTTGATGCGTTGAAACAAGGTGAAATCAAGACCTTTTTTCACGAAATGAGTGATACATTTAGCCGTTTGAAACATGGTTTTGAAGAAAGAAACAGACAAATAGAAGAAGTACAGGAGTTTGTAACAGGTAGTAGATACCCTGTTATTATTTGTGGCGATTTTAACGAAACGCCCTTTGGCTATGCTTATGGCAAAATGAGTCTTTCGTTCAGAAATGCTTTTGAGGAGTCGGGCGAAGGTATGGGATTTACGCTTAATCGACAGCCCTACTGTGTGCGTATCGACCAGCAATTCTATAGTAACGAATGGAAAGTTCAGTCGTGTAAGACTGTCTCGTCAGTATCATTTTCTGACCACTTTCCACTCATGGCTCATTATCAATTAAATAAACCCGTGAAAATCAAATCAGGAGAATTACTTGCGGGTCGTTTGTAG
- a CDS encoding LytR/AlgR family response regulator transcription factor, with the protein MNFENFCNVSQGKLDFKFQKIEIAIEDIVMLQADSNYTHLYLSNGERFIFSRTIKLFEDILKGHTFERIHKAFIINCSHLQGYDADTESLYLSNNLRASISRRRKYLLKRKLRFIN; encoded by the coding sequence ATGAACTTTGAAAACTTCTGTAATGTATCGCAAGGAAAACTCGACTTTAAATTCCAAAAAATAGAGATTGCTATCGAGGATATTGTTATGCTACAAGCCGACAGTAACTATACACATCTGTACCTTAGCAATGGTGAGCGATTTATTTTTTCGAGAACCATCAAACTATTTGAGGATATTCTCAAAGGTCATACCTTTGAAAGAATCCATAAAGCTTTTATTATCAACTGCTCTCATTTGCAAGGCTACGATGCCGACACCGAATCGCTCTATTTAAGTAACAACCTCCGAGCCAGTATTTCCAGAAGAAGAAAGTATTTATTAAAACGTAAACTAAGATTTATTAACTAG
- the dinB gene encoding DNA polymerase IV: MTSLRKIIHIDMDAFFASVEQRDNPSLRGKPVAVGGSGNRGVVAAASYEARKFGVRSAMSSKIAAQKCPNLIFVPPRFESYRAVSLQIRDIFASYTSLIEPLSLDEAYLDVTNNLLGIASATEIAQQIKAKIKNTTQLTASAGVSYNKFLAKIASDYNKPDGLFVIKPSQGEAFVEQLEIHRFHGIGKVTAEKMHKMGIFTGKDLKEYDEAFLKKHFGKIGSYYYYIARGIDDRPVNPDRTRKSVGSENTFHQDLTARAELQIGLEPLIQDVWRYCEKHQIYSRTVSLKVKFNDFQIITRSKTTLSPIIDSHLLERLSFELLEQLLPVAKGIRLLGISLSNLESTQDWEGKQLTLEF; the protein is encoded by the coding sequence ATGACTTCGCTTAGAAAAATCATTCATATTGACATGGACGCTTTTTTTGCTTCGGTAGAGCAAAGGGATAATCCTTCGCTGCGAGGCAAACCTGTGGCTGTGGGTGGTTCTGGCAACCGTGGCGTAGTTGCGGCTGCAAGTTATGAAGCTCGCAAATTTGGGGTAAGGTCGGCGATGTCGTCAAAGATTGCCGCACAAAAATGTCCTAATCTTATTTTTGTACCACCAAGATTTGAAAGTTATAGAGCTGTATCGCTTCAAATTAGAGATATATTTGCCAGCTATACTTCATTAATAGAACCTTTGTCGCTTGATGAAGCCTACCTGGATGTCACCAATAATTTGCTGGGTATTGCTTCGGCCACCGAAATAGCCCAACAAATCAAAGCAAAAATCAAAAACACTACCCAATTGACAGCCTCGGCAGGGGTTTCATACAACAAGTTTTTAGCCAAAATTGCTTCAGACTACAATAAGCCCGATGGACTTTTTGTCATAAAACCTAGCCAAGGCGAGGCTTTTGTTGAGCAACTAGAAATACATCGGTTTCATGGTATTGGTAAAGTGACAGCCGAAAAAATGCACAAAATGGGGATTTTTACAGGTAAAGACCTTAAAGAATATGATGAAGCTTTTTTGAAAAAGCACTTTGGCAAAATAGGAAGCTACTATTACTATATTGCTAGGGGTATCGACGACCGCCCCGTCAACCCCGACCGTACTCGTAAGTCGGTAGGTTCTGAAAATACCTTTCATCAAGACCTAACAGCACGAGCCGAACTACAAATTGGCTTAGAGCCTCTGATTCAAGATGTATGGCGATATTGTGAAAAACACCAAATTTATAGCAGAACGGTATCGCTCAAAGTAAAATTCAATGATTTTCAAATAATCACACGAAGCAAAACAACCCTTTCACCAATTATAGATAGCCATTTGCTAGAAAGGCTATCTTTTGAACTCCTCGAACAGCTTTTACCTGTTGCTAAAGGCATACGGCTACTAGGAATTTCACTATCAAACCTTGAAAGTACTCAAGACTGGGAAGGCAAACAATTAACATTGGAGTTTTGA
- the arfB gene encoding alternative ribosome rescue aminoacyl-tRNA hydrolase ArfB, which translates to MTPQEVIQQDFSPEWSFQASRSGGAGGQNVNKVSSKVELRFNVQTSQLLDNTQKALILEKLKNQINTEGELVLVSQEDRSQLRNKENVIKKFKEVLQKALFIPKKRKPTKPTAAMIAARLKGKKINAERKAMRGKVQY; encoded by the coding sequence ATGACACCACAAGAAGTAATACAACAAGATTTTTCGCCCGAATGGTCATTTCAAGCCTCAAGAAGTGGAGGGGCAGGGGGGCAAAATGTCAATAAGGTTTCGTCGAAAGTAGAATTACGTTTTAACGTACAAACCTCTCAGTTGCTGGACAATACCCAGAAAGCCCTTATTTTAGAAAAACTAAAAAATCAAATCAATACTGAAGGCGAATTAGTTTTGGTATCGCAAGAAGACAGAAGTCAGCTTCGCAATAAAGAAAATGTTATCAAAAAATTTAAGGAGGTACTACAAAAGGCTCTTTTTATTCCTAAAAAACGCAAGCCCACAAAGCCCACAGCAGCCATGATTGCCGCCCGACTAAAAGGTAAAAAAATCAATGCCGAACGCAAAGCTATGCGAGGTAAAGTTCAGTATTAA